The stretch of DNA ACGAGGTCGTAACCTGCCGTTCCGCCGACGGCAAGACACGCAAGTTGTTCATCAAGTATGCGGGGGGGCGGGAGCACGATGCGTTCGGACACCGCGGCGGAATCGCCTACGAAGCGGAAGTGTATGCGCGCATTCTCAATTCGTATCCGGACTTCAGGCCAAAGTGCATCGGAACTCAAGCCGGCAGCGGGACGAGAGATGCGTGGCTACTCCTGGAATTTATCGACCGGTCCGTACGGCTGAGCGATGTCAGCGTGAGACAGCGTGTGAGGCAGCCGGCAGCGATGTCGAAGGCGGTGAACTGGATCGGGACATTCCACTCGACGCATGAAACGGACGCCCGGAAGCCGGACCTGTCGTTTCTGGCGTCGTACGACGCCCGTTATTACGGGGGGTGGGCTCTCCGTACGGCTGAGTACGCCGAATCGCTCCTCTCCCGTTTTCCGTGGTTAAGCCGCCTCTGGGAGAGCGGAGACGAATGGTTCAAACCCTTGCTGGCGGCTCCCCGGACGGTCATTCACGGGGAGTTCTACGCGAAGACCGTATTGCTCCGCAGGGATCAGATCTACATTATCGATTGGGAGTCGGCCGCATACGCCCCCGGCGAAATTGACCTCGCCGCATTGACTGAAGGAATTCGTTGGCCTGCCTCGATTGTGCGGCTCTGCGAACGGGAATACCTTCGGGCCCGGTGGCCGGAAGGGCCGCCTTCTCAATTTGAACGGATCCTCGACGCGGCAAGAATGTATCTTCACTTCCGATGGTTGGGGGAACGGCCCGATTGGACGCTGCGCGAAAAATCTTTTTGGCGGTTTGATCAACTCTTCCAAACCGCGCGACGGATGGGGCTCCTGTAAATGGCAGGTCTAAAGCAGATCGTGGGGCGGTGTCGGAGATCTCTCCCGGTCCTATTCTTCTTCCTGCTGATCCTTTCCGGCAGCCTCCGCTCACAGACGATCAGAGGAAAAGTGGTGGTCTCTGCGACAAATCAGCCGGTCGAGGCCGCGAACGCGGTTCTTCAAAAGACCGCCGATAGCTCGCTCGTCACGGGGATGGTGACCGATAAAAATGGAATGTTCGAGTTCAGTCATATCCCTGCGGGAGAGTACGGAATTCAGATCACCCTCCTCGGATACGCGGGAGCCAGAATCGCGCCGGTGAGGGTTACCCCGGCAGACACCCTCATAGACGTCGGGACGATCTCTCTCGCCGAAACGACGCTGGCCCTCGAGGAGGTGACCGTCACTTCCCAAAAGGAGTTGCTCAACCTCGGGATCGACAAGAGAGTCTATAATGTGGGCGAAGACATCCAGAGCAAGTCTATTTCGGCAAGCGACGTGCTTCGCAACGTTCCCTCGGTCGAAGTCGATCTCGACGGGAAGGTCGCACTCCGCGGATCGGGCGACGTTTTAATCATGATCGACGGTAAAACTACGCCAAGCATGGGATCGGGCAAGACGGAAATCTTGCAGCAAATCCCCGCCAGTGCCGTCAGGAAGATCGAGGTGATGACGAACCCTTCCGCGAAATTCAAACCTGACGCGGAGGCGGGAATTATCAACATCGTCCTCAAAAAGGGGAGCGGAGACGGTTTCAACGGCGGCTTGACCGTGAACGCGGGAAATGCCGATCGCTACAATGGGGATCTGAGGGTGGATTACAGCCAGGACGGGCTCAGCATGTACGGGAGCTACAGCCCGCGGCAGGATAACCGCACTCACATCCAGAGCCAGTCGGTCGCGGAAATGAGCGGTTCGACGATCCGCAACTATTACGAACAGGATGACACCTCTACGACCCACAATCTTTCGCACCTGGTCCTGATGGGAGGAGATCTGAGGATTGACGAGTCGAACACGGCGGGAGTCTCCGGAAGTTATGTCCGGCGGGATGCGACCACATTCGGAATGAAAACCACGACGCGCGAAGGGGCGGGGGGAGGAGTCACCCAGCACTCCAGCCGCATTCATAACGGGACTGTCGGAGAGCCCGACTACACTGTGAAGGGCTACCTCAGGCACGAGTTCGACCGCAGCCAGCGGCTCCAGATCGATATTAAGGCGTCGAAGGATCGCAGCCAGGATGTGAGCCGCTTTACGACGGCGACGATGTTTCCCCAACCGTTGCTCACCTATGATAACTCGACAACGACCGAAGTGGGGAAGGAGCTTGAGCTCTCCATCGACTACAATCTGGCGATCGACAGCGTGTCGAAGCTTGAGACGGGTTATTCAGGCGAGCGAAACGTCGACGATTTGGATCTGAACATCACCTATCTGGACACGCTCCGGCAATCGTTCGTCACGGACCCCGCCAGGACGAATCATTTCATTCACAACGAAGCGATCCACGCGGCGTATGCGACGTACGAACGCCGCTTCGGACTATTTGGTTTTAAGGCGGGCCTGCGCGCGGAGCAGGTGTACGGGACTTCCGACCTCACCACCCGGAACACCACGTTCGACAATGATTACTTCAATCTCTATCCAACGTTGCATCTTGCCTACAAATTGAACGAAAGCATGGAGCTCCAATCCAATTACAGCAGGAGAGTCTACCGGCCGCAGGCGGAGGATTTGAATCCGTTCCCGGACTACTCCGATCCGGCTGATCTCTTTGCCGGCAACCCCCGTCTTCTCCCGATTTACACTCATTCGGTGGAGTTTGGCTGCCTGTTTCAGACCGACAGGGTTTCGTTCCTCCCGATGATCTTCTACCGTCACAAGTACAACCGGTTCACAAACGTGACGACGGCGCTCAACGATTCCACGCTCTACACGACGATCGAAAACCTTGGCTCCGATGATGCTGCTGGTCTTGAGTTCGTCCTATCGGGCTCGGTGACCAGCTTCATCTCGACCAACGCAAATGCCGATATTTTTTACAATCAGATCGACGCATCGGCGCTCGGCTTCGCCCCCGTGAAATCGATCGTCACCTGGAGGGGAGCCATGACGTGCGATGTCCGTCTCTCGCCGACGACGCGGGTTCAGCTGAACCCGATATACCGCGCCGCACGGTTGACGCCCGCGGGAGAAGATTCTCCCTACTTCATACTGAATATAGGATTCCGGCAGGATTTCATGGACCGGCGGCTCTCGCTGCTGCTGAGCGCCTCGGACGTGTTCAAGAGCTGGACGAAGGAAACCGACTGGACCTCGGGCGCGCTCTCCGAAAACCAGGTACGCGTCCGGGATTCGAGGATCATTTATTTCGGGCTCACCTATCACCTGGGTGTGCCTTCGAAGAAAACCGAGAAGGAATCCCTCAAGTACGACGATGAAGACTAGCCCCCTAGGTCCAGGGCTCGTCGCCCGAGGGGCCGTAGATCGAGGGTACTTTCGCTCCGACCATTCTCAAATAGATGGAAAACTGTCCACGGTGGTGGATGCTGTCGTTCAGCATCAACCAGAACATGTCGGCGCGGCGAACTTCCCCCATCTGTTTGGGGCCGACCGGGGCGGCGATCTTTGAATTCCAGTCCGACTCGGACATCGCTTCGATTTTGGGGATCACCGAGTTGAAGGTTTTCTCAAACGTATTCAGGAGCTCCGGATACGAAGAGAACTTGGGCATCCCTCCTCCGAATATCACTTTCCCGTTCACAACTCCGTCCGCAATACCGAGTTCGCCGATAAACATCGTCGCCAGGTCCTTCGCAGATTTGGTTTTCTCGGCGTCGGGCTTGAAGTCCGCCTTGTCGGCAGGAAGCTGCTTCAAGATCTTGAGGGTCGTGGCGAATTCCCTCTTCCAGGCATTGACGAATATCTCTTTTTCAGTCATGACGATAACCTTTCATATGATGGGTGGTGTCTCAAGTTGTCATCCTGAGCGAAGCGAAGGATCTCATCGACGACATGTCCAGAGAATCTTGCAAGGGTATCCTATCCGCCTGCTATCGCTCCGATGATCATGAACGGCTCGGTTCCGGAGATCACCGCGTCCGGCAACGGCGCGTCGAGCGGATCGTGTGTGATATCCTCCTGGCAGACGAAATACCTTAGAAACGGCCGCCTTTTTTGTGTCCCGTGATCGCGGATCGTTCCTTTCAGCATCGGGTAGCGCAGTTCCAGCGCGTCGAGAATCGAGCTCACCGTGACGGGGCCCTCCACGTTGAGTTCGACCTCTCCCCCGACATGAGCGAGGGTTCTCAAATGATATGGAAGGGTAACTCTGATCATGCGAGTGTCTGAACCTCGACCGACAAAACCGCCGGAAGATCGCGAACAATCGGAGACCAGTTATTACCGGCATCCGGGGACACGTACACCTGTCCGCCGGTGGTGCCAAAATAGATTCCGCAGGGATCGAGCGTGTCGACGGACATCGAGTCGCGCAGTACGTTCACGTAACAGTCCTTCTGCGGCAGGCCGTTGGTGAGGGCTTCCCACTCGTTCCCGCCCGTCTTGCTCCGGTAAACCCGCAGCTTCCCCTCGAGGGGAAAATGTTCCCCGTCGCTCTTGATCGGGACGACATAGATCGTTTCCGGTTCGTGGGCGTGAACGTCGATGACGAACCCGAAATCCGTCGGAAGGTTTCCGCTCACCTCTTTCCAGGTATCCCCCGCGTCGTCCGATCGCATCACATCCCAGTGTTTCTGCATGAACAGCGTGTTCGGGCGCGACGAGTGCTTCGCGATTCTGTGGACGCAGTGGCCCACCTCGGCGTTGGGGTCGGGGATATACTGGGATACCAATCCCCGGTTGATCGGCTTCCACGATTTCCCTCCGTCGTCTGAACGGAACGCCCCCGCGGCGGAAATTGCAACGTAGATGCGTCCGGGATTTGTCGAGTCGAGAAGGATCGTGTGGAGGCACATTCCACCCGCTCCCGGCTGCCAGTTCGGTCCCGTCCCGTGGCCGCGCAGGCCCGGGAGCTCGTTCCAGTTCTTCCCGCCGTCGGTGGTGCGGAAGATCGCCGCGTCCTCGACGCCCGCATAACAGGTATCCGGGTCTGTGAGAGAGGGCTCGAGATGCCAGACGCGTTTGAATTCCCACGGATGTTGTGTGCCGTCATAAAACTGATGCGTGGTCAGCGGTTTGCCCGTGGCGGCGGATGTGTCGTACACGAATTTGTTGCTCTCGCCCATCGGCATTCCCTGGGGGTTCGTGGTCGGCTCGCCCGGCTTCGTTCCCGGTT from Bacteroidota bacterium encodes:
- a CDS encoding TonB-dependent receptor, whose protein sequence is MAGLKQIVGRCRRSLPVLFFFLLILSGSLRSQTIRGKVVVSATNQPVEAANAVLQKTADSSLVTGMVTDKNGMFEFSHIPAGEYGIQITLLGYAGARIAPVRVTPADTLIDVGTISLAETTLALEEVTVTSQKELLNLGIDKRVYNVGEDIQSKSISASDVLRNVPSVEVDLDGKVALRGSGDVLIMIDGKTTPSMGSGKTEILQQIPASAVRKIEVMTNPSAKFKPDAEAGIINIVLKKGSGDGFNGGLTVNAGNADRYNGDLRVDYSQDGLSMYGSYSPRQDNRTHIQSQSVAEMSGSTIRNYYEQDDTSTTHNLSHLVLMGGDLRIDESNTAGVSGSYVRRDATTFGMKTTTREGAGGGVTQHSSRIHNGTVGEPDYTVKGYLRHEFDRSQRLQIDIKASKDRSQDVSRFTTATMFPQPLLTYDNSTTTEVGKELELSIDYNLAIDSVSKLETGYSGERNVDDLDLNITYLDTLRQSFVTDPARTNHFIHNEAIHAAYATYERRFGLFGFKAGLRAEQVYGTSDLTTRNTTFDNDYFNLYPTLHLAYKLNESMELQSNYSRRVYRPQAEDLNPFPDYSDPADLFAGNPRLLPIYTHSVEFGCLFQTDRVSFLPMIFYRHKYNRFTNVTTALNDSTLYTTIENLGSDDAAGLEFVLSGSVTSFISTNANADIFYNQIDASALGFAPVKSIVTWRGAMTCDVRLSPTTRVQLNPIYRAARLTPAGEDSPYFILNIGFRQDFMDRRLSLLLSASDVFKSWTKETDWTSGALSENQVRVRDSRIIYFGLTYHLGVPSKKTEKESLKYDDED
- a CDS encoding DinB family protein; amino-acid sequence: MTEKEIFVNAWKREFATTLKILKQLPADKADFKPDAEKTKSAKDLATMFIGELGIADGVVNGKVIFGGGMPKFSSYPELLNTFEKTFNSVIPKIEAMSESDWNSKIAAPVGPKQMGEVRRADMFWLMLNDSIHHRGQFSIYLRMVGAKVPSIYGPSGDEPWT
- a CDS encoding MoaD/ThiS family protein, whose protein sequence is MIRVTLPYHLRTLAHVGGEVELNVEGPVTVSSILDALELRYPMLKGTIRDHGTQKRRPFLRYFVCQEDITHDPLDAPLPDAVISGTEPFMIIGAIAGG
- a CDS encoding sialidase family protein, which codes for MSGVRVLVGTRKGAFILTSDGKRQNWSVNGPHFTGWEMYHLKGSPADPNRIYASQTSGWFGQIIQRSNDGGKTWEQPGTKPGEPTTNPQGMPMGESNKFVYDTSAATGKPLTTHQFYDGTQHPWEFKRVWHLEPSLTDPDTCYAGVEDAAIFRTTDGGKNWNELPGLRGHGTGPNWQPGAGGMCLHTILLDSTNPGRIYVAISAAGAFRSDDGGKSWKPINRGLVSQYIPDPNAEVGHCVHRIAKHSSRPNTLFMQKHWDVMRSDDAGDTWKEVSGNLPTDFGFVIDVHAHEPETIYVVPIKSDGEHFPLEGKLRVYRSKTGGNEWEALTNGLPQKDCYVNVLRDSMSVDTLDPCGIYFGTTGGQVYVSPDAGNNWSPIVRDLPAVLSVEVQTLA